Within Thermodesulfovibrionales bacterium, the genomic segment GTTGCATGCAAATTGACAGGTAGAAAAGGCGTTGGAATCGATATAAATCCGGAGGCGATAAGGATTACAGAAGAACGGCTGAACTTTGACCACCTTTCTAAGGAGAAACAAAAGTGTTATGTCGGCGATGCAAGAAACCTCGATCCGATGGAAAATAATTCAGTTGATTTGATTATTACCCATCCGCCTTATGCAGACATCATTAAGTATTCGGAGGGCAGAATTAAGGAAGACCTTTCAAACATTCATTCAATTGATACATTCTGTGCTGAAATAGAGAAGGTCGCACAGGAGTGTTATAGGGTCTTAAAACCTGACAAATTCTGCGCAATTTTGATTGGTGACACGAGGCGGAAGAAGTTCTATATTCCTCTTGCCTACAAGGTCATGGAGATATTTATGAAGGCAGGTTTTGTCCTGAAAGAGGACATCATTAAGGTTCAGCATAACTGCAGGGCGACGGGGTTTTGGGTGAAGAAATCCAAGCTCTACAATTTCCTTCTCATCATGCATGAGCATCTGTTTGTGTTTCAGAAACAGTGCCAAAGAGCAAAAGCGCAAAAGTTAAGGGTGGTATAATGTCGCATGGCAAATTATAAGGACCTTATCGTTTTTCAGAAATCCGATGAACTTGCTTACCAGCTCTATAAAGCAACTGATAAATTTCCCAAGTCTGAATTATTCGGACTGACTTCACAGATTAGAAGAGCGGCACTATCTATCCCTACTAACATTGTCGAAGGCTATGCGAGAAAGAGCAGGAAGGAGCTTGGGCAGTTTGTGAACATAGCCCTCGGCTCTCATGCCGAGACAGAATATTTGTTTGATTTCTCAAAACGGCTCGGATACTTTAAGACCGATACCGCTCAGATAGAGAACTTGTTGGCCGAGGTCGGCAGACTTTTGTGGAGTTTCCATCGTTCCCTCTGACTTTTGCACTTTTGACTTATGCGCTTATGAACTGCCCGTGAGGGCAGCAGAAGTGCGGTTTATCTATGAGCCACGGCTGTTGTATAATGGTGCTAAGATTAACTAAAGGAGGCGGTGAAATTGAAAAATTATCATCTTCAAGTGATTATCGAGCAGGATGAAGATGGCGTTTTTATAGCAGAATGTCCTGCTCTCCAAGGCTGTTATGCTCAGGGAAAGACCTATGAGGAGGTAATTGAGAATATTAGGGACGTAATCGCACTGTGTATAGAAGAACTCAAGGAAGAAAAGAAGAAGATTAACCTTAAATACCCTGAGGTCATCGGCATCAAATCCCTTGAGGTTGCTGTTTGAGCGGACAGGGCAGAACCATCAGCCGAGGTTTGCTGAGAAAGATAATCCGCGATATAGAACTGTCTCCGGAAGAATTTCTAAAGCTTATTAGGAAAGGCTAGAGCGTCTAAAATCCTCTAATTTCCTCATCTGCATTGGTTGGCGACACAGGTTGAAATATGTTCTATATTCCCCCCAACCTATAAAGTCACGGAGAGAACAGGAGAAGCAGCGACGACATCATACTGGCGCAACCATCCGTGAGGGGACTTGACAGGCATGGTAATATAAAAAAAGGGGATAAAGATGAGGAGAATCTTTAGGAATATATCCGATGACACGGTCAGAGAGGAAGACCGGCGAGGGAACGGAACATCCTCTCTGCACGATGGAGAACTGCTCGATGCCTATTCGCTCGCTGTCGTGAGCGCTTCGGAGAAGGTCAGCCCTTCAGTTGTGAATATCGATGTGCGGCAGACGGTGAGGACGGGCGGAGCGGGACAAGAGAATCAACTGCATGCCAATGGTTCCGGGTTTATCTTCACGCCTGATGGCTTCATCCTCACGAACAGCCATGTCGTGCACGGCGCGGCCGGCATCGAAGTGACCCTGCCGGACGGGCGGCGCTATCCGGCCTACATGGTCGGAGATGACCCGGACTCCGATCTCGCGGTAATCCGGATTCATGCACCGAACCTTGTCGCTGCTCCGCTCGGTGATTCGCAGTCCGTAAGGGTCGGCCAGCTCGTTATCGCCATCGGCAACCCCTACGGCTTTCAGTACAGCGTGACCGCGGGAGTGGTCAGCGCCCTGGGGCGCTCGCTCAGGGCCAGGTCCGGAAGGCTTATCGACAACGTTATTCAGACCGACGCGGCGCTGAACCCCGGCAACTCGGGCGGGCCGCTCGTCAATTCCCGCGGGGAAGTGATTGGGGTGAACACCGCGGTAATCATGCAGGCCCAGGGCATCTGCTTTGCCATCGCTGCGAATACCGCAAAGTTCGTTGCCGCAGGCATCATGAAGGAGGGAAAGATACGACGGAGCTACATCGGCTTAGGCGGACAGGGCATCGTGCTGCACCGGCGCATCGTGAGGTTCCATAACCTGCAGGTCGAGAGCGGAGTACTCGTCGTCTCCGTCGAAGCGAACAGTCCGGCCATGAAGGCCGGTCTGCAGCTCGGGGACGTGATTGTCGCCTTTGGAGATACGCCTGTTGCGGGTATCGATGACCTGCACCGGCTCCTGACTCAGGATAAAGTCGGGAAGCGATTCCCCCTCGCCGTCATCCGTAGAAGTGAAAAATTGACCCTCGATGTCATCCCCGAGGAATCGATTGTGCGTCCCTACAATTAAAGACTCGCGGCTTCCCTGGATCGTATTTCCTTGAATTTCTTGAGGCGGAAGTGCGACTCCCTTTCCCGCTCCGCGATAAACTGGGTTATCGTCTTAATCTGGTGCTTCAGCTCGGGGAAGACGAGTTCCTCGAGCACCCGTATCTTTCTCGTCGTCCTCAGGATCTCCTCTCCGAGTCTCTTGATCTTACTCTCGAACTCGGCGTTTTCTATCATCGCCTCGAGGAGTTTTTCGAAGAGGTCGAAGGCTTCGTCTAGGTGAACTGTCGTGGAGAGACGGTCGTACCCCCTCTTATCCGGCTCCCTCACAGGGACCTCGTGGACTATCACGTCTTTGTACTTCAGGCCCCAGATGCTCTTTTCGGTGATATCGATTCTGAAGTCCCGCTCCGTCGCCACCGTTATCGACTCTATCGTCTCCTTCCCCTCATGCCCGAGACTCAGCGCCAGTTCCTGAAGGGCGTTTCCGTAACTATTCCTTATGTCCTCCCGCGAACGGAGAAAAGGGCGGGTCGTATCGAGAAACTCCTTTATCAGGGCCTGCTTCCTCGCCTTGAGGATGCCGGTGCTGTTCGCGACGGAACGAGCCTTCTCCTTCAGGAGGAGGAGATTTGTCCTCGTCGGGTGTATCATGTCACCTCGAGGGAGAACCTCTTCATGAGATTGAGGCCGGTGTCGAGGGTCTCGCCTACGGTCCTCCTCTCCATTCCCTGACTCACGAATTCCCTTTCGAAGGCATCGGCGAAATCGAGCATGAGGATGTCGCCCTTTGTCATGCCGTCCCTTCCGACGATCGCCTCGAGCCTCCTGAGGTCTCTCCCCTTTGCATAGTATTTGTAGAGGTAGTTCGCGACCTTTCTGTGGTCTCCCCGCGTGCGGCCCTCTCCTATGCCTTTCTGCATGAGGCGCGAGAGGCTCGGAAGCACATCGACGGGCGGGAAGACGTTCCTCTGATGCAGCTCCCTGCTCAGGACGATCTGACCCTCGGTGATGTAGCCGGTAAGGTCCGGGATTGGGTGCGTAATATCGTCCTCCGGCATCGTAACAACAGGGAGCATCGTGACAGAGCCTTCCATGCCCCTTATCCGTCCCGCCCGTTCGTAGAGCGAGGCGAGGTCGGAGTACATGTAGCCGGGGTATCCCCTCCTTCCGGGCAGCTCTTCCCTGGCGGTGGATATCTCTCTCAATGCATCGCAGTAATTTGTCATGTCGGTAATAATCACGAGGACATCCATTCCCTTCTCGAAGGCGAGGTATTCGGCTACGGTCAAGGCAAAGCGAGGCGCGAGGAGCCTCTCCATGACGGGCTTGTCAGCCATATTGACGAAGGCGACGAAGCCCGTCTTCATCTCCTCGAGCACCCGCATGTAGAACGAATACTCGTGGAAGGTCTGGCCGAGCGCGGCAAAGACGACGATGAACCCCTTTTCGCTCACCGTGAGCCGCGCATTTTTCAGGATGCCGGCCACAACCTCCTTTGACGGGAGGCCAGATGAGGAGAATATCGGGAGCTTCTGTCCCTTCACGAGGGTATTGAGCCCATCGATGACGGAGAAGCCCGTCTCGATGAGTTCTTCCGGCCTTGCCCGCGCGGAGGGATTGATCGGGAACCCGGTGACAGGGGTCAGCCTCTCCGGGATGAACATCGGTATGCCGTCTATCGGTTCGAAGGAGCCGTTAAAAATCCTGCCGACGATGTCAGGCGAGAGGGGGGCCTTTCTGATCGAATCGGTGAAGATGACCGTGGTATGCTCGACATCGAGGCCCCGGGTTTCCCCGTATACCTCGATGAGAATCGTATCGTCCGCGATCTCGAGGACCTCGCCGACCATCTCTCTGCCGTCGGGAGCGATGACCCTCGTGACCTCACCGATCCGCGCGGTAAAGACCTTCTCGACAAAGAGAAGCGGGCCCGCGAGAGAAGAAATGGTACGGTATCGGTGCTCGGAAAGTCTCATCGCTTCTCCCTCTGTAATACCTCTTCGAGCGTCATCCCCTGTTTCAGTTTTTCGGATGCGTAATCATGGAAGTCGAGTATCCCCTTTATCATCGAGAGCGTCCGCTCGGGCGGCGAAAAGGCATCCTCGGTGTAGGAATTCTGGGAGAGAAACTCCGAGCGTATCATCTCGGCTATCTTCATGAGAAGCCTGTCAGCATCCTGAAGGCCCTCGATTCCGACGATCTCCGCCACCTCCCGCAGAGACTCTTCCTCCTGGAGCAGCTGCCTGCAGCGCTGCTGCAGGGCCTCCCACTCGGGAGCCACCTTCTCG encodes:
- a CDS encoding DNA methyltransferase, translated to MGLKRLQPENFDLECTTVWSFPKRGNWATHRSDYRGNWSPQVARNLILRYSTEGDLVLDPMVGSGTTLVACKLTGRKGVGIDINPEAIRITEERLNFDHLSKEKQKCYVGDARNLDPMENNSVDLIITHPPYADIIKYSEGRIKEDLSNIHSIDTFCAEIEKVAQECYRVLKPDKFCAILIGDTRRKKFYIPLAYKVMEIFMKAGFVLKEDIIKVQHNCRATGFWVKKSKLYNFLLIMHEHLFVFQKQCQRAKAQKLRVV
- a CDS encoding four helix bundle protein, coding for MANYKDLIVFQKSDELAYQLYKATDKFPKSELFGLTSQIRRAALSIPTNIVEGYARKSRKELGQFVNIALGSHAETEYLFDFSKRLGYFKTDTAQIENLLAEVGRLLWSFHRSL
- a CDS encoding type II toxin-antitoxin system HicB family antitoxin; this encodes MKNYHLQVIIEQDEDGVFIAECPALQGCYAQGKTYEEVIENIRDVIALCIEELKEEKKKINLKYPEVIGIKSLEVAV
- a CDS encoding trypsin-like peptidase domain-containing protein; its protein translation is MRRIFRNISDDTVREEDRRGNGTSSLHDGELLDAYSLAVVSASEKVSPSVVNIDVRQTVRTGGAGQENQLHANGSGFIFTPDGFILTNSHVVHGAAGIEVTLPDGRRYPAYMVGDDPDSDLAVIRIHAPNLVAAPLGDSQSVRVGQLVIAIGNPYGFQYSVTAGVVSALGRSLRARSGRLIDNVIQTDAALNPGNSGGPLVNSRGEVIGVNTAVIMQAQGICFAIAANTAKFVAAGIMKEGKIRRSYIGLGGQGIVLHRRIVRFHNLQVESGVLVVSVEANSPAMKAGLQLGDVIVAFGDTPVAGIDDLHRLLTQDKVGKRFPLAVIRRSEKLTLDVIPEESIVRPYN
- a CDS encoding V-type ATP synthase subunit D, with the protein product MIHPTRTNLLLLKEKARSVANSTGILKARKQALIKEFLDTTRPFLRSREDIRNSYGNALQELALSLGHEGKETIESITVATERDFRIDITEKSIWGLKYKDVIVHEVPVREPDKRGYDRLSTTVHLDEAFDLFEKLLEAMIENAEFESKIKRLGEEILRTTRKIRVLEELVFPELKHQIKTITQFIAERERESHFRLKKFKEIRSREAASL
- a CDS encoding V-type ATP synthase subunit B, whose amino-acid sequence is MRLSEHRYRTISSLAGPLLFVEKVFTARIGEVTRVIAPDGREMVGEVLEIADDTILIEVYGETRGLDVEHTTVIFTDSIRKAPLSPDIVGRIFNGSFEPIDGIPMFIPERLTPVTGFPINPSARARPEELIETGFSVIDGLNTLVKGQKLPIFSSSGLPSKEVVAGILKNARLTVSEKGFIVVFAALGQTFHEYSFYMRVLEEMKTGFVAFVNMADKPVMERLLAPRFALTVAEYLAFEKGMDVLVIITDMTNYCDALREISTAREELPGRRGYPGYMYSDLASLYERAGRIRGMEGSVTMLPVVTMPEDDITHPIPDLTGYITEGQIVLSRELHQRNVFPPVDVLPSLSRLMQKGIGEGRTRGDHRKVANYLYKYYAKGRDLRRLEAIVGRDGMTKGDILMLDFADAFEREFVSQGMERRTVGETLDTGLNLMKRFSLEVT